CCTGGATGTTCCCGGTTCCGAACTGGATGATGAACAGGAAGATACCGGCAATGAAGACGAAGAAAACAATTATTACAGTTTAGGCGGGGACGATCACGAAAACCTGGAAGAAGACAACGATTGATCTTCTCTTACAAATTGTAACTATGAAAGGCTATAAAAAGCAAGAGGCTGTTTTAAAAAAACAGCCTCACTATTTTGGTAGATGTTATTTTGAATCCTATCAGAACGCTTCCAGGGTATTTCTTTCGAGTTGCTTTGTTTGTTTGAAAAACGATGGAGAAAGTCCTGTAATTTTCTTAAACTGATTGGACAAATGCGCCACACTGCTGTAGTTCAGCTTGTAGGAAATTTCCGTGAGGTTCATTTCGTCATACATCAGGAGCTCTTTGACGCGCTCAATTTTGTTCATGATGATGAATTGCTGAATGGTTATTCCTTTCACTTTGGAAAATACATTCGAAAGATAAGTGTAATCGTAATTCAGTTTTTCACTGATATAATCCGAATAATTCATTTTCGGAGCTTCATCCGAATAATGGATCATTTCAATGACCACACCCTTGATTTGTTCTATGAGGATACTCGTCCGGTCCTCCAGAAGTTCCAATCCGCATTTAGCCAGATTGACCCGAATTTTTTCACGAAGTTCATCAGATACATGCTCTTTCACTTCAACAACTCCCAATTCGACTTTGCTTGGGCGCAAACCTAAGTTTGCCAGTTCCTCCTTCACGATCATCTTACAACGAAGACTCACCATGTACTTAATAAATAACTTCATACCGCTTTAATTTTTAAATAAAAAAAACTAACTCTGTTCACTTAGTTATTCAGGTATCAGTAAAAAAATTTGCGTTATTTCCTGTTAATGAAATGTAGCTATAACTATTTGTAGTGCGTGTGAATGGTTCTAAGATAGAATTAAAAACCAACGCGGCAAAACAACCTGTTATGTTTTATAATTATTTCACATTTCCGGATGCATGCCGTTTAAACAAAAAAAAGACCATCCAACAAGAATTATTGCCGGATGGTCTTCCCCCTATCTGGTGATTACCTAATCCCTTCTTCCTGGAATTAATTGTAAAACAATTGCTATCAGTGCAATCACTAATATTAAATGGAATAATCCTCCTGTATGGTAGCCAAAGTATCCGATGGCCCAACCGATTACTACAAGAATTGCTATGGTGCTCAATATTGCTCTCATGATTGTAAGTATTAATTGGTGAATAATTATCCCGGTTTTTCCGGTCCGGAACCCTGTCTGTT
The window above is part of the Fluviicola sp. genome. Proteins encoded here:
- a CDS encoding lmo0937 family membrane protein, with the protein product MRAILSTIAILVVIGWAIGYFGYHTGGLFHLILVIALIAIVLQLIPGRRD
- a CDS encoding helix-turn-helix transcriptional regulator, whose translation is MKLFIKYMVSLRCKMIVKEELANLGLRPSKVELGVVEVKEHVSDELREKIRVNLAKCGLELLEDRTSILIEQIKGVVIEMIHYSDEAPKMNYSDYISEKLNYDYTYLSNVFSKVKGITIQQFIIMNKIERVKELLMYDEMNLTEISYKLNYSSVAHLSNQFKKITGLSPSFFKQTKQLERNTLEAF